Proteins encoded together in one Coffea arabica cultivar ET-39 chromosome 2c, Coffea Arabica ET-39 HiFi, whole genome shotgun sequence window:
- the LOC140035191 gene encoding serine/threonine-protein kinase SRK2A isoform X1, with protein sequence MIERGELYIGNRRREKKTKKSTREKGQKMDKYELVKDIGSGNFGVARLMRNKETKELVAMKYIERGLKIDENVAREIINHRSLRHPNIIRFKEVVLTPTHLAIVMEYAAGGELFERICNAGRFSEDEARYFFQQLISGVNYCHFMQICHRDLKLENTLLDGSPAPRLKICDFGYSKSSLLHSRPKSTVGTPAYIAPEVLSRREYDGKLADVWSCGVTLYVMLVGAYPFEDQEDPKNFRKTIQRIMAVQYKVPDYVHISQECRHLLSRIFVANPARRITIKDIKTHPWFLKNLPRELTDAAQAAYYRKENPTFSLQTVEEITKIVAEAKTPPPASRSIGGFGWGGEEDEEKEEDVEGEVEEEEEEEEEEEDEYDKQVKEAQASGEFQLS encoded by the exons ATGATTGAGCGTGGAG AGCTATATATTGGCAACAGACGAcgggaaaaaaaaaccaaaaaatcaACAAGAGAAAAAGGACAAAAGATGGACAAGTATGAGCTTGTTAAGGATATTGGTTCTGGGAATTTTGGTGTGGCTAGGCTTATGAGGAAcaaggagaccaaggagctcgTTGCTATGAAATACATTGAAAGAGGGCTCAAG ATCGATGAGAACGTTGCACGAGAGATTATAAATCACAGATCTCTTAGGCATCCAAACATTATTCGATTCAAGGAG GTGGTGTTGACTCCAACACATCTTGCTATAGTTATGGAGTATGCAGCTGGAGGGGAACTCTTTGAAAGAATCTGTAATGCTGGAAGGTTTAGCGAGGATGAG GCCAGGTATTTCTTCCAGCAGCTCATTTCAGGAGTCAACTACTGCCATTTCATG CAAATATGCCACAGAGACTTGAAGCTGGAGAATACTCTTTTGGATGGAAGCCCTGCTCCACGTTTGAAAATATGTGATTTTGGTTACTCTAAG TCATCTCTTCTGCATTCAAGACCCAAATCAACAGTTGGCACTCCAGCTTATATAGCTCCTGAAGTTCTATCTAGGCGAGAATATGATGGAAAG CTAGCTGATGTTTGGTCATGTGGAGTGACACTGTATGTTATGCTCGTTGGAGCTTACCCTTTTGAAGACCAAGAAGATCCGAAAAACTTTAGGAAGACCATTCAA CGAATTATGGCCGTGCAGTACAAGGTACCTGATTATGTTCACATATCTCAAGAATGTAGGCACCTTCTTTCTCGCATATTCGTTGCTAATCCAGCTCGG AGAATTACAATCAAAGACATAAAAACTCATCCATGGTTTCTGAAGAATTTGCCTAGGGAATTAACAGATGCAGCTCAAGCTGCCTATTACAGAAAAGAAAATCCGACCTTTTCCCTTCAAACTGTCGAAGAGATCACTAAAATTGTTGCAGAAGCAAAGACGCCCCCTCCCGCTTCccgttcaattggtggctttggATGGGGAGGTGAGGAAGAtgaggagaaagaagaagatgTGGAGGGGGAAgttgaggaggaggaggaggaggaggaggaggaggaggatgaaTATGATAAACAAGTGAAAGAGGCGCAAGCGAGCGGAGAATTTCAGCTCAGCTGA
- the LOC140035191 gene encoding serine/threonine-protein kinase SRK2A isoform X2, with protein MEYAAGGELFERICNAGRFSEDEARYFFQQLISGVNYCHFMQICHRDLKLENTLLDGSPAPRLKICDFGYSKSSLLHSRPKSTVGTPAYIAPEVLSRREYDGKLADVWSCGVTLYVMLVGAYPFEDQEDPKNFRKTIQRIMAVQYKVPDYVHISQECRHLLSRIFVANPARRITIKDIKTHPWFLKNLPRELTDAAQAAYYRKENPTFSLQTVEEITKIVAEAKTPPPASRSIGGFGWGGEEDEEKEEDVEGEVEEEEEEEEEEEDEYDKQVKEAQASGEFQLS; from the exons ATGGAGTATGCAGCTGGAGGGGAACTCTTTGAAAGAATCTGTAATGCTGGAAGGTTTAGCGAGGATGAG GCCAGGTATTTCTTCCAGCAGCTCATTTCAGGAGTCAACTACTGCCATTTCATG CAAATATGCCACAGAGACTTGAAGCTGGAGAATACTCTTTTGGATGGAAGCCCTGCTCCACGTTTGAAAATATGTGATTTTGGTTACTCTAAG TCATCTCTTCTGCATTCAAGACCCAAATCAACAGTTGGCACTCCAGCTTATATAGCTCCTGAAGTTCTATCTAGGCGAGAATATGATGGAAAG CTAGCTGATGTTTGGTCATGTGGAGTGACACTGTATGTTATGCTCGTTGGAGCTTACCCTTTTGAAGACCAAGAAGATCCGAAAAACTTTAGGAAGACCATTCAA CGAATTATGGCCGTGCAGTACAAGGTACCTGATTATGTTCACATATCTCAAGAATGTAGGCACCTTCTTTCTCGCATATTCGTTGCTAATCCAGCTCGG AGAATTACAATCAAAGACATAAAAACTCATCCATGGTTTCTGAAGAATTTGCCTAGGGAATTAACAGATGCAGCTCAAGCTGCCTATTACAGAAAAGAAAATCCGACCTTTTCCCTTCAAACTGTCGAAGAGATCACTAAAATTGTTGCAGAAGCAAAGACGCCCCCTCCCGCTTCccgttcaattggtggctttggATGGGGAGGTGAGGAAGAtgaggagaaagaagaagatgTGGAGGGGGAAgttgaggaggaggaggaggaggaggaggaggaggaggatgaaTATGATAAACAAGTGAAAGAGGCGCAAGCGAGCGGAGAATTTCAGCTCAGCTGA
- the LOC140035192 gene encoding transmembrane 9 superfamily member 1 — MRLIVRSLAVLSILLTVAAPALASEYDHRYQDEDKVTLWVNKVGPYNNPQETYNYFSLPFCHPDGTVSHKWGGLGEVLGGNELIDSLIDIKFKKNVEKSTICELELDDAKVKQFKDAIENSYWFEFFMDDLPLWGFVGEMRSERNSDSKHVLFTHKSINVQYNKDQIIHVNLTQDIAKPLEVGKTWEMTYSVKWTPTNVTFARRFDVYLDYPFFEHQIHWFSIFNSFMMVIFLTGLVSMILMRTLRNDYAKYAREDDDLETLERDVSEESGWKLVHGDVFRPPRTLVLLSAVVGTGAQLALLVLLVILFAIVGMLYIGRGAIVTTFIVCYAFTSFISGYVSGGMYSRNGGKNWIKSMILTASLFPFLCFGIGFILNTIAIFYGSLAAIPFGTMVVVFVIWAFISFPLALLGTVVGRNWSGAPNNPCRVKTIPRPIPEKKWYLTPSVVSLMGGLLPFGSIFIEMYFVFTSFWNYKVYYVYGFMLLVFLILIIVTVCVTIVGTYFLLNAENYHWQWTSFFSAASTAVYVYLYSIYYYYVKTKMSGFFQTSFYFGYTLMFCLGLGILCGAVGYLGSNLFVRRIYRNIKCD, encoded by the exons ATGCGGCTCATCGTTCGATCGTTGGCTGTCCTTTCCATTCTCCTCACTGTCGCCGCGCCGGCTCTCGCCTCCGAGTACGATCATAGG TATCAAGATGAAGACAAAGTTACCCTGTGGGTAAATAAAGTAGGGCCATATAATAATCCACAGGAGACATACAATTACTTCAGTCTTCCATTTTGCCATCCAGATGGCACTGTTTCCCACAAATGGGGTGGGCTTGGTGAAGTTTTGGGCGGAAATGAGCTTATTGATAGTCTTATTGACATAAAGTTTAAAA AAAATGTGGAGAAGTCTACAATTTGTGAACTGGAGCTTGATGATGCAAAGGTTAAACAGTTCAAGGATGCAATTGAAAACAGTTACTGGTTCGAATTTTTCATGG ATGATCTGCCTTTGTGGG GTTTTGTTGGCGAAATGCGTTCTGAGAGAAACAGCGACAGCAAGCATGTGCTTTTCACACATAAGAGCATTAATGTCCAATACAATAAAGATCAG aTCATACATGTTAATCTCACTCAAGATATTGCAAAACCATTAGAAGTTGGGAAGACATGGGAAATGACCTATTCGGTGAAATGGACACCAACCAATGTCACTTTTGCTCGTCGCTTTGACGTCTACTTAGATTACCCGTTTTTTGAGCATCAG ATTCATTGGTTCTCCATTTTTAATTCCTTCATGATGGTTATTTTTCTTACTGGGCTCGTGTCAATGATACTGATGCGAACTTTGAGAAATGATTATGCAAAATATGCTCGGGAAGATGATGATCTGGAAACACTG GAAAGAGATGTTAGTGAGGAGTCTGGTTGGAAGCTTGTTCATGGAGATGTGTTCCGGCCTCCTCGCACTTTAGTGTTGCTCTCTGCTGTCGTTGGGACTGGAGCACAACTAGCGCTGCTTGTTCTCCTTGTCATCTTGTTTGCAATTGTGGGAATGTTATATATTGG GAGAGGAGCAATTGTCACCACTTTCATAGTATGTTATGCTTTCACATCCTTTATTTCTGGATATGTTAGTGGTGGAATGTACTCGCGAAATGGTG GTAAAAACTGGATCAAATCAATGATCCTCACAGCATCACTTTTCCCATTCTTGTGTTTTGGCATTGGTTTCATCCTGAACACAATTGCTATATTTTATGGGTCACTGGCAGCCATTCCCTTTGGAACCATGGTGGTGGTTTTTGTTATCTGGGCTTTTATCTCCTTTCCATTGGCCCTTCTTGGTACAGTTGTTGGTAGGAACTGGAGCGGTGCACCGAATAATCCCTGTCGGGTGAAGACCATTCCTCGGCCGATTCCAGAGAAAAAGTGGTACTTGACACCATCTGTAGTTTCCTTGATGGGAGGATTGCTACCATTTGGCAGCATATTCATTGAGATGTACTTTGTTTTCACCTCTTTTTGGAACTACAAG GTTTACTATGTGTACGGATTTATGCTGCTCGTCTTCCTGATTCTCATTATTGTAACAGTATGTGTGACAATTGTGGGAACATATTTCCTGCTTAATGCTGAAAATTATCATTGGCAATGGACCTCCTTCTTCTCAGCAGCCTCAACAGCTGTATATGTGTACTTATATTCAATATATTACTACTATGTGAAGACTAAGATGTCGGGTTTCTTCCAAACCAGCTTCTACTTTGGTTACACGCTGATGTTTTGTCTTGGCTTGGGAATTCTTTGTG GAGCTGTTGGTTATTTGGGCTCTAATCTGTTTGTTAGGAGGATCTACAGAAACATCAAATGTGATTAG